In Gemmatimonadota bacterium, the DNA window TCGACGCGTTTCGTGGGGGACGGGACGTCCATCGGGAGACCGCCGCGCGCGTCTTCGACGTGCCTCCGGACGAGGTCACGAGTCCAATGAGGGAGGCGGCGAAGACCATCAATTTCGCGACCATCTACGGCATCGGTCCGTTCGCGCTCGGGCGGCAGCTCGGCGTGCCCTATCAGGAGGCCAAGCACTTCATCGACCAGTACTTCGAGCGCTTTCCGGGTGTGCGCGCCTATCTGGACACCCAGATCGAGGCAGCCCGCGAGCGAGGCTGGGTGGAGACGCTGGTGGGCAGGCGGCGCTACATCCCCGAGATTCGGTCGAAAAATCACAACGTGCGGCAGTTTGGGGAGCGCGCGGCCACCAACGCCCCGGTGCAGGGTAGCGCCGCGGACATCATCAAGATCGCGATGATCGACATCCACGCCGCTCTGGCCGAGGCACCCCAGCGGGGGCGCATGCTCCTGCAGGTTCACGACGAGCTCGTCTTCGAGGTCCCCGAGGACGCTGCCGAAGAGCTTGCCGAAGACGTCCGGCGCAGGATGGAAGGCGCGTTCTCGCTCGATGTGCCGCTGGTCGCCAGCGCCGGAATCGGCGGAGATTGGCTCGCTTGTAAGGCCTGACAGAAGGTCCCCGAACTTTCATCCCGCCAGCCCGCGGCGTGACCTGACTGTGACTCGTCAAAGCGCGTTTTGCACACGGGCGGGCGTCTTTCCACGCACTTTTCCACATCAACGCGCCGTTCGCTCCCTCCACATCCGCCGATGGGACGACGCGTCGAACCATGTTGGAGCCCCGATTATCCCTGCATCTGCGGGCATGGCCCGCCGCCGACGGCGGGGTACTTCAATCGAAGGGGGATGCCATGAGCCGCTCGATCAACAAGATCACTCTCGTGGGCCACGTGGGTCGCGACCCGGACGTCCAGACCACCGGCACCGGAGCCCGGGTCGCCCACATGTCGCTCGCAACCAGTCGCCGGGTGCCGCGCGACGGAAGCGTCGAGGAGCGGACCGAGTGGCACCGACTGACGCTGTGGGACCGCCTCGCCGAGATCGCCGAGGCGCACATCCGCAAGGGGGACCGGATCTACGTCGAGGGCCGCATGGACTACGACAGTTACGAGCGCAACGGCGTGAGCGTGCCCACCGCCGAGGTAACGGTGCGCGAGCTGGTCATGCTC includes these proteins:
- the ssb gene encoding single-stranded DNA-binding protein, translated to MSRSINKITLVGHVGRDPDVQTTGTGARVAHMSLATSRRVPRDGSVEERTEWHRLTLWDRLAEIAEAHIRKGDRIYVEGRMDYDSYERNGVSVPTAEVTVRELVMLGSPRPAGDDADALEDVEEEELVEVG